The Toxorhynchites rutilus septentrionalis strain SRP chromosome 3, ASM2978413v1, whole genome shotgun sequence genome includes a region encoding these proteins:
- the LOC129777175 gene encoding pyridoxal phosphate phosphatase PHOSPHO2-like isoform X1 translates to MQITFFLQVNSMISPDGHLLKNLAVFDFDHTICEYNTDIVVRNLLDQRLITPEIRNILKTCGWIPYMQRILRMLYLSGVSASDIVTAIRSIPEVPGMKSCIEMLATNNFHVIIISDSNSEFIKIWNDFNDIGRYIHSTFTNPAKFNSNGLLEVHPFHHQKECTLSSRNLCKGKILEHFLNKQYNETNIEYEKIFYIGDGKNDVCPMLCLKENGYACPREGYRCYDELVNVIIERSITFDAKILKWNTGSHLECLVRRELEML, encoded by the exons atgcaaatcactttttttctgcaagtg AATAGTATGATCTCACCAGATGGTCATCTGCTGAAAAATTTGGCTGTGTTCGATTTTGACCACACCATATGCGAATATAATACCGATATCGTGGTACGAAATCTTCTGGATCAACGTCTGATCACGCCAGAAATTAGaaacattttgaaaacatgTGGATGGATTCCTTATATGCAACGTATCTTAAGAATGCTGTATCTTTCTGGAGTTTCTGCTTCCGATATTGTGACAGCAATTCGCTCCATACCCGAGGTACCCGGAATGAAATCTTGCATTGAGATGTTAGCTACAAATAATTTCCATGTTATTATTATAAGTGACTCGAACTCGGAATTCATCAAGATATGGAACGATTTCAATGACATTGGGAGATATATTCACTCCACATTCACAAATCCAGCAAAATTCAATAGTAACGGTTTGCTAGAAGTACATCCTTTCCATCATCAAAAAGAATGTACCCTTAGCTCTAGGAATCTTTGTAAAGGGAAGATTTTAGAACATTTTTTGAACAAACAATATAACGAAACGAATATAgaatatgagaaaattttctatATCGGAGATGGAAAAAATGATGTCTGCCCAATGCTATGTTTGAAAGAGAATGGATACGCATGTCCACGCGAAGGATATAGATGTTACGATGAGCTAGTCAACGTGATAATTGAACGATCCATTACATTCGATGCGAAAATTCTAAAGTGGAATACCGGCAGTCATCTGGAGTGTCTAGTAAGAAGAGAATTGGAAATGTTATAA
- the LOC129777175 gene encoding pyridoxal phosphate phosphatase PHOSPHO2-like isoform X2 — MINSMISPDGHLLKNLAVFDFDHTICEYNTDIVVRNLLDQRLITPEIRNILKTCGWIPYMQRILRMLYLSGVSASDIVTAIRSIPEVPGMKSCIEMLATNNFHVIIISDSNSEFIKIWNDFNDIGRYIHSTFTNPAKFNSNGLLEVHPFHHQKECTLSSRNLCKGKILEHFLNKQYNETNIEYEKIFYIGDGKNDVCPMLCLKENGYACPREGYRCYDELVNVIIERSITFDAKILKWNTGSHLECLVRRELEML, encoded by the exons ATGATT AATAGTATGATCTCACCAGATGGTCATCTGCTGAAAAATTTGGCTGTGTTCGATTTTGACCACACCATATGCGAATATAATACCGATATCGTGGTACGAAATCTTCTGGATCAACGTCTGATCACGCCAGAAATTAGaaacattttgaaaacatgTGGATGGATTCCTTATATGCAACGTATCTTAAGAATGCTGTATCTTTCTGGAGTTTCTGCTTCCGATATTGTGACAGCAATTCGCTCCATACCCGAGGTACCCGGAATGAAATCTTGCATTGAGATGTTAGCTACAAATAATTTCCATGTTATTATTATAAGTGACTCGAACTCGGAATTCATCAAGATATGGAACGATTTCAATGACATTGGGAGATATATTCACTCCACATTCACAAATCCAGCAAAATTCAATAGTAACGGTTTGCTAGAAGTACATCCTTTCCATCATCAAAAAGAATGTACCCTTAGCTCTAGGAATCTTTGTAAAGGGAAGATTTTAGAACATTTTTTGAACAAACAATATAACGAAACGAATATAgaatatgagaaaattttctatATCGGAGATGGAAAAAATGATGTCTGCCCAATGCTATGTTTGAAAGAGAATGGATACGCATGTCCACGCGAAGGATATAGATGTTACGATGAGCTAGTCAACGTGATAATTGAACGATCCATTACATTCGATGCGAAAATTCTAAAGTGGAATACCGGCAGTCATCTGGAGTGTCTAGTAAGAAGAGAATTGGAAATGTTATAA
- the LOC129777175 gene encoding pyridoxal phosphate phosphatase PHOSPHO2-like isoform X3: protein MISPDGHLLKNLAVFDFDHTICEYNTDIVVRNLLDQRLITPEIRNILKTCGWIPYMQRILRMLYLSGVSASDIVTAIRSIPEVPGMKSCIEMLATNNFHVIIISDSNSEFIKIWNDFNDIGRYIHSTFTNPAKFNSNGLLEVHPFHHQKECTLSSRNLCKGKILEHFLNKQYNETNIEYEKIFYIGDGKNDVCPMLCLKENGYACPREGYRCYDELVNVIIERSITFDAKILKWNTGSHLECLVRRELEML from the coding sequence ATGATCTCACCAGATGGTCATCTGCTGAAAAATTTGGCTGTGTTCGATTTTGACCACACCATATGCGAATATAATACCGATATCGTGGTACGAAATCTTCTGGATCAACGTCTGATCACGCCAGAAATTAGaaacattttgaaaacatgTGGATGGATTCCTTATATGCAACGTATCTTAAGAATGCTGTATCTTTCTGGAGTTTCTGCTTCCGATATTGTGACAGCAATTCGCTCCATACCCGAGGTACCCGGAATGAAATCTTGCATTGAGATGTTAGCTACAAATAATTTCCATGTTATTATTATAAGTGACTCGAACTCGGAATTCATCAAGATATGGAACGATTTCAATGACATTGGGAGATATATTCACTCCACATTCACAAATCCAGCAAAATTCAATAGTAACGGTTTGCTAGAAGTACATCCTTTCCATCATCAAAAAGAATGTACCCTTAGCTCTAGGAATCTTTGTAAAGGGAAGATTTTAGAACATTTTTTGAACAAACAATATAACGAAACGAATATAgaatatgagaaaattttctatATCGGAGATGGAAAAAATGATGTCTGCCCAATGCTATGTTTGAAAGAGAATGGATACGCATGTCCACGCGAAGGATATAGATGTTACGATGAGCTAGTCAACGTGATAATTGAACGATCCATTACATTCGATGCGAAAATTCTAAAGTGGAATACCGGCAGTCATCTGGAGTGTCTAGTAAGAAGAGAATTGGAAATGTTATAA